In Gossypium hirsutum isolate 1008001.06 chromosome D01, Gossypium_hirsutum_v2.1, whole genome shotgun sequence, the genomic window tttgatttttttatactttCCAATTATTTTCCCTTGGTTTAAGACTCTAATCGGCGACATGAATCTGTTGGCATTATACTTAAGCTTAAGTTAATAATGGAATTGAGTTGATTGGAATTTTGCAGGATACTTAATATGGAAGAAAAATGTCTCATCGCAAATTTGAGCTTCCTAGGCATGGCTTTTTGGGATTTCTCCCAAGGAAAAGAGCCTCCCGCCACAGAGGAAAAGGTTTCTCCTATATTCCCTTCAATTGTTTATAGTTGGATTCTGCTATGTTTGTTTAGTAAATATTGTTAGATTATTCTATTATTTGAATGGTTTATTGCGTCTTAACCAATCATACTGATGCAGAATTAGCTGTGACCAAGTATAATCTTTTCTAGTTTAGTATTTTGTCTTTTAGATTTGATATAATCTCTGAAGTTTTAATTGCTAGCACGCTCCCttaatattaagttaagattTTTCGCTTGTTCAGGATATATCTTTAATTCCCTATatgaatgtttttttatatataagcttctaatttttctttcttctttcacgGTTGTTCAGTGAAGGCATTCTCAAAGGATGATCCTACTAAGCCATGCAGATTAACTGCGTTCTTGGGATATAAAGCTGGAATGACCCATATAGTGAGGGAGGTTGAAAAGCCTGGTTCAAGTAATTTTTTCTCTTCTGACCCATCGTCTGTAAATTTTGGAATGCTAGATAGTCTGTTGCTTATCTGCTACTATATGAAATAAAACCATGTGCCTTTTATGTCCTTTCTTGCATTGTTTACTTTCCTCCATGGTTAGGTGGAtagcataatatatttatatgttctTTTCTTCCAGAACTTCACAAGAAGGAGACATGTGAAGCAGTTACTATCATTGAGACACCACCCATGTATTTCGGCTTTTTAACCTTATAGCTCACCATTTAACTCTTGCTAATATGATTTTCTTTTGATGATCATTGTCTTTATTTGTTTACTGCATAAAATTTGTtcataaatttatcatatattaagATTCTCCTGTATGCTTTAAAACAATGAACTTACCGTGCAAGATCTTTTCCATCTTTCTGTTGTATGCATCATAAGAATTTGAGTGAAACATAGGAAAATAATTCAGAATCTACGAAGTCTTTTGTCTGTTACCATAATACTCTGTATAGTTACATTATTCTTGTTGTTTTTTACTCATTGCCTTGTCTATTGTGGGTCAGTGTTGGCGCTGGTGCTCTCGACTACTCTCTGACATGCTGGCTTTCAAGGTGATTTTTTAGCACAAAGAAAAATCCTCTATCTTTACTACTGTTGTAGATATATATGGATGCAATAGAAAACTCTTCCTAGTTTCAAtgcataatcttttttttttctctttaacaCTCGTGTTAGGCTGCAAATCCTGGCTACacatattacatattttattttgttcatattgcatatgttatttttaaataaaaaattatgttattttttgtaTGTGTTTTAAAATGCAAATCTAAGTtttaaaatcgtaattttgacatgtaaaaattttaatatacttttaACAACGTAATAAAATAGTTGTCGTGACATCACTATCGAACTATTCTAGATGGCAGAAATGAGAGTTTAGTAGAGCCAAGTGGTAAAAGAATTGAATTATTAGTTTCTCTTGAGGGGttagaattaaaaagaaaaacatcaaattacaagtttacaatgCCTCTACCACCATCTTACCCCTATTGGATGCAcaatattataaagtaaaatattttggtttacaTTAGTATGTAATCTACATGTTGAATCCAACAATTTAATGTGTTATTCTGCTGTCAGATAGTACCTGGGTTTAGGGTCTGTATCGTACCAGTTCTTGGTACCATCCCTGCGATATTTGGATAGGTTATGGCCTCGTATGTTGTTACACAACTTGCAGGGTTGGATGTTCAACAGAGCTAGTGGTATTACAATTTACAGTATTCTCTGTGCTGAAAACTTTTGCAAGTTAATGAGCAATTTTTCCTTGAATATTTAGGCATTTTAATTGAtgattcatatattaatattttttgtttgtagcaagaatatataatatatgcttTGCCTCTTCCACTGAGATGAAGGGTGGTTTTTGGATCAAATTGGCTAAGACTTGGACAAAATAGTGGAAGAACATGACCTATCATACCAGATGGCTCAACTAAGTTGAGGAATACCAGATTGTCAGCATTAGCATCCATTTCTTCATCTTCATATCTAGAAGCATCAGAGGTTTCTTGAAGCTTTAAGGTTGTATGGTTGTGGCTGGCGCTAAATAGAAGGTAAGTGCACAATGAGTTGAACTGATTTACTTATCTTTGCCATGTTCACTATGGTTTGAAGAGTTTACTCTTATTTTCATGCAGAGCATGTAGGCACTAAATCTGCAGTTCAAGTTCGAAGCCATGCTCAAAAGTTTTTCTCTAAGGCTCATTGCTTTGAGTTCATTACAAGATTTCCTTGATTAAGTAAgtgtattatatcttttattaccaaGATTTACTTGATTAAGAAAATGCATGGTATTTTTTATTACCTTGCAATGTGTATAGTCATAGGCAGGTTCAATTAGTCAGTTTGTTtctcatatttattatttattttagttttgattctaaatttttatttttactttaatatttacgacaacttgagttctaacttttggattttaattgtgttattaatttattattttaaattctaaaactaaattcattaatttttatatttagttttaaagttaaaattttcatagaaaatttaatttaaataatatttttttatttatccttaaaaagtatatttaaagttcaaatttaaaaaataaaacataatatagtatttatcataaaaataaatattatttggttaaaataattttttttaaaggttatgtttttagcggcgtttttgcgagaagcgctgctaaaggccacgatctttagcggcgtttgtgataaaagcgccgctaaaggtcaagatctttagcggtgtttgtgaTAAAAGTGCTGCGAAAGGTCAAgatatttagcggcgtttgtgataaaagcgccgctaaaggtcataatCTTTAGCGGTGTTCgtgagaaaagcgccgctaaaggtcatgttctttagcagcgttCGTGGGAAAAGCACCGCtgaaggtcatgttctttagcggcgttttcgaaaaagcgccgctaaagatcatgttctattGTGGCGTTTTTTcacataaacgccgcaaaatttaGCGGCGGTATCAgtagcggcattttttgtggcgcttataaaaacgccgcaaattgttataagcgccgctaaaggcctaaaaaaaggcCGCTAAAAACCTGCTTTGCTGTAGTGATATAAAAAAACCAGATTTATGAAGGTTTTGGTTGAGTTCTTGAAGTTTTAAGTTAAGCTTTATAGAGAGAAAGAGAGTAAAGTTTTGTTATGTGCCAATTGCAAGGTATTGAACTTGAATACCACATAGGAAAGTAAGAGATTTCCTAGTTGGTTTTATATGGACCTAGGCTTTCCAACCTCAATAGCTAGCTTTTGGGGTGTGGTTCTCCAAAGGTCCGTATCAATTGGTATAAGAGCCAGCTATTATATTTCTCAGTTGCAATCATGTGGCGTGGGTGGTGATGCCAATATTGTAGTGTTCACTTGGGGCTAGATTAAGCTAGCGCAAAGCTACCACGTAACAATTGTCATCTCTgtttaaatttatgttatttttattattatttgtttatgtttaattGTAAAAACACAATGTTTGGCTTTAGGGAACTTAATGAAACGATGGGCTGTAGTTAGGGTCCGGGTCATGTTAAAGTGGCGTGTTTTATGCTTCTGTTTCAGGAGCCGTTATTCTTTCCCTCTTAAGTAGGATCCATGGGAAGAAATGGTTTTGAAAATACAACACTAATTTTGCTTCTCTcttaactctctctctctctcaaatttatgcatttcttctctttttctcttgTGTTTTTCTTTGTTAATTTCTTTCCCGTATCAAGTTCTTGGTTTTTGTTGGAATTAAGAGAGGTATAGAGTGATTATGAGTTATAGATAATTAACAAAGTATTGGATTTTAGTTTGAGGAAGTTTGTATTGGAGTTCTCTTTAAGTGTTTCAAAAAGCAAAAATAGAATTTTGCTATATCAAAATGTATCATTTCCATAgatttaggatttttttattgTTGCTTATTGTTATTCTAACTTGATTTATTGTTTTGGTGATGAATTTGAAGCTAAAGAAGTTGGAGAAAGTTTGAATGTGAAAAGGAAGAAGAGAGTAACGGAAGCATAATTGGTTTTAatttatgcattctaattttttttatatccaTTATGTTTATGTCTAAGTTGCTAGCTTAGAAATTGTTTTTGTAGTAGTAGTGTCATATGTTTGGTAGGTAAATgatatgatatgtgtatgaagctCAAGTTGATCTCCAATGAACTAAGTgaatgttgttaattgatatgTTTTCATGAAGATACTAGATGAAAATCAAGTTGCTATTAATTCGTTGATATGTTTTCGATGTTGATCATGTTggattaaatgtttttaattgttAATGGCACCATGAAATGATATTGGATAGCTTCCGGgtatagttggcataccataggatgTGTGGAGCTTTTCAAAGATTTTGTGTTTATGTGTTAGCTTAGTGTACTTGGGAGATTTGCTTTGTGGTGCTTTGCACAATTATTTGGGGAAGCATTGGTTAAGTCATGTTATACACACACCAATCATTTATTATATTGTGTACTTGACTATTGTGCTTACTTACTactttttagggatttaattagatatttttgTATCCTTTTATGATTCCAAGTTCGATTAAAAAGAGCAATGCTTTAATAAACAATGATAACagaatttgatatgtgaaattgTTAGTAAATTCTCATGTTGGTTTAAATTGTGCAATGCAATTAAATATGCTATGGTGCTTGTTATAAAAAGTGGAAACGTATGGTTTCAATGTATAATCATGGTGATATAATGTTTTTAAATGGCATTTTATTTATGTTCAATGTTGTTGTGACACTGTATATCGATGTTTGTTTAGTCTGCTTTCAATTTAGCTTATTCATAAGGTATATTAGAACTTGGATATGCACAACTGAGCTTTATTGGAAAAGCTCACTGTGTGAATTGGTGTTCTGTGCGCAATTCATAGGGATTTGAGAGTGGTTCTTCATATAAGGCAGCATCACACATTTCAGctaatcaattaatttttaatgcatttttggcTTTTCTAGTAGTCATGACATGTACTTAGGCCTTAATTTTGATCCTTTAGGGTACTTGACTtggttttaaatgttttttttttgtcattcgGCTTATTTGGTACATGTTTGATATTTATGGTAACTTTGATGCACTAACTTTTACCACTTGTTAAGAGATTTTGATATTATGTATGTTGATgcaaatttcttttcaattaccTAGTTGGCCAAAATTTGATAGTATGCCATATCATGAA contains:
- the LOC107922221 gene encoding 60S ribosomal protein L3-2 isoform X2, with product MSHRKFELPRHGFLGFLPRKRASRHRGKVKAFSKDDPTKPCRLTAFLGYKAGMTHIVREVEKPGSKLHKKETCEAVTIIETPPIVGAGALDYSLTCWLSSKNI
- the LOC107922221 gene encoding 60S ribosomal protein L3-2 isoform X1, whose product is MSHRKFELPRHGFLGFLPRKRASRHRGKVKAFSKDDPTKPCRLTAFLGYKAGMTHIVREVEKPGSKLHKKETCEAVTIIETPPIVGAGALDYSLTCWLSRVVFGSNWLRLGQNSGRT